Proteins encoded by one window of Vigna radiata var. radiata cultivar VC1973A chromosome 5, Vradiata_ver6, whole genome shotgun sequence:
- the LOC106761505 gene encoding LRR receptor-like serine/threonine-protein kinase IOS1, whose amino-acid sequence MWITFYVAVSAVLFIQLHAQPEFISINCGSQEGYTDPLLINYVSDADFINTGVSGTISSEENSRYNTQRQLWTLRSFPEGRRNCYKINVTRASKYLIRTTFLYGNYDGRNILPQFDLLIGPNPWGTVTIFNAAFSQFKEIIHVPSMDYVQICLVHTGNGIPFITAIEFRTLKYDAYVIPFGSMQLYNYLRCDLGSHTSYRYPVDVYDRVWYARSHWSACNFGENWKSLSSSNPDNFLNQNGYKPGEIMSTAVEPENDSAPLVISWEPQNETDQFYVYMYFTEIQVLTKNQTRQFNIMLNAESLLQNFSPRYQIADTINATTAISGKEIKFSLERTENSTLPPIISAIEIYRVIDSQNPETFQGDVDAITSIKSAYGMEWDWEGDPCAPAAYLWDGLNCTYLGNEFPRITALNLSSSGLSGKIDSSISNLTMLEKLDLSNNNLNGEVPDFLSQLQHLKTLKLEKNFLSGSIPSALVEKSREGSLSLSVDQNLYTCESGQCNEKKKKNTATRTAIVASTSGVSFILIAVGILWIFKRKQSKVEKFTDSVAVNHQIEISQQSTEKDNSFQQGTSQKYSYYDVLQITNNLNRIIGKGGFGTVYLGFIDETPVAVKMLSPSAVHGYQQFQAEVKLLIRVHHKNLISLIGYCNEGTNKGLIYEYMAKGNLREHLSGKHNESPFLSWKDRLRVAVDAAVGLEYLHNGCKSPIIHRDVKSSNILLDEHFQAKLSDFGLSKVFPEDGRSHVSTIVAGTLGYLDPHYHSSNRLTQKSDVYSFGVVLLEIITNQSVMAGNEETGHISERVNSMIPKGDIRAIVDSSLEGNFDIKSAWKAVKIALVCVSPNPNERPMMNVVVSELQEALATEVARTNHDSGADTRYSVAPVSENVDSEIMPSAR is encoded by the exons ATGTGGATTACTTTCTACGTTGCTGTTTCAGCTGTTCTATTTATTCAACTTCATGCTCAACCAG AATTCATCAGCATAAATTGTGGATCTCAAGAAGGTTATACTGACCCGTTACTAATAAATTACGTTTCGGATGCGGATTTCATAAATACTGGTGTGAGTGGGACAATATCATCTGAAGAGAACAGCAGATACAATACTCAACGACAACTATGGACGCTGAGAAGCTTCCCGGAAGGAAGAAGGAACTGTTACAAAATAAATGTCACAAGAGCCTCTAAGTATCTCATCCGCACTACTTTTCTGTACGGAAATTATGATGGCCGAAATATATTACCACAGTTTGATCTTCTTATCGGACCTAACCCCTGGGGTACAGTCACTATATTCAATGCAGCATTTTCTCAATTCAAGGAGATCATACATGTACCTTCAATGGATTATGTGCAAATCTGTCTGGTTCACACAGGCAATGGCATACCATTTATAACAGCCATAGAATTCAGGACTTTGAAATATGATGCATACGTTATTCCATTCGGATCAATGCAACTTTACAATTACCTGCGCTGCGATTTGGGTTCACACACAAGCTACAG GTACCCGGTTGATGTTTATGATCGTGTCTGGTATGCTCGTTCTCACTGGTCCGCTTGTAATTTCGGTGAAAATTGGAAATCACTAAGTTCCTCCAATCCTGATAATTTTTTGAATCAGAATGGTTACAAGCCAGGAGAGATCATGAGCACCGCAGTTGAACCAGAAAACGATAGTGCTCCGTTGGTAATAAGCTGGGAGCCACAAAATGAAACTGACCAATTCTATGTGTATATGTACTTCACGGAAATTCAAGTGTTAACCAAGAATCAGACAAGACAATTCAACATTATGCTGAACGCTGAATCATTACTTCAAAATTTTTCTCCGCGTTACCAAATTGCCGATACCATAAATGCGACGACAGCCATCAGTgggaaagaaattaaattttcccTCGAGAGGACTGAAAATTCAACCCTCCCTCCCATCATCAGTGCCATTGAAATTTACAGAGTAATAGACTCACAGAACCCAGAAACATTCCAAGGAGatg TTGATGCAATTACCAGCATTAAGTCTGCCTATGGAATGGAATGGGATTGGGAAGGTGATCCATGTGCCCCTGCAGCCTACTTGTGGGATGGTCTCAACTGTACTTATCTCGGCAATGAGTTTCCAAGAATCACAGCTTT GAATTTATCTTCGAGTGGATTGTCAGGAAAGATTGACTCTTCTATCTCAAACCTCACCATGTTGGAGAAGCT GGATTTATCTAACAATAACTTAAATGGTGAAGTTCCTGATTTTCTGTCTCAATTACAACACTTAAAGACCTT aaagttGGAAAAGAATTTCCTCTCCGGTTCAATTCCCTCTGCTCTTGTTGAAAAATCACGCGAAGGTTCTCTCTCACTAAG TGTCGATCAAAACCTATATACATGTGAATCTGGCCAATGCAacgagaagaaaaagaaaaacactgcTACACGTACAGCCATAGTAGCCTCGACCAGTGGGGTTTCATTTATTCTAATAGCCGTTGGAATATTGTGGATCTTTAAAAGGAAACAATCAAAAG ttGAAAAATTTACAGATTCGGTGGCAGTAAATCATCAGATTGAGATTTCACAGCAATCCACAGAAAAGGATAATTCGTTCCAGCAAGGCACAAGTCAAAAGTATTCATACTATGATGTCCTTCAAATCACTAACAATTTGAATAGAATTATTGGTAAAGGAGGATTTGGAACAGTTTACCTGGGCTTTATCGATGAGACTCCAGTTGCAGTGAAAATGCTTTCCCCATCAGCAGTTCATGgttatcaacaatttcaagcAGAG GTTAAACTTCTAATCAGAGTTCACCACAAAAATTTGATATCCCTTATTGGTTACTGTAACGAAGGAACCAATAAGGGCCTTATATATGAATACATGGCTAAAGGCAACTTACGAGAACATCTCTCAG GTAAACACAACGAATCACCATTCTTGAGCTGGAAGGACAGACTTCGTGTAGCAGTGGATGCAGCCGTAG GATTGGAATATCTGCATAATGGTTGCAAGTCTCCTATAATCCATAGAGATGTAAAATCTTCAAACATCTTGTTGGATGAACACTTCCAAGCAAAGTTATCTGATTTTGGTCTTTCGAAAGTTTTCCCAGAAGATGGGAGATCTCATGTGTCAACTATTGTTGCTGGTACACTTGGTTATCTGGACCCTCA CTACCACTCTTCCAATAGATTAACACAGAAAAGTGATGTTTATAGCTTTGGAGTTGTTCTTTTGGAAATAATTACAAATCAATCAGTAATGGCAGGAAATGAAGAAACGGGTCACATAAGTGAACGAGTTAACTCCATGATACCAAAAGGAGATATCAGGGCCATAGTTGACTCAAGCTTAGAAGGAAATTTTGATATTAAGTCGGCATGGAAAGCGGTAAAAATAGCATTGGTCTGTGTTTCTCCAAATCCCAACGAAAGGCCAATGATGAATGTGGTAGTGAGTGAACTACAGGAGGCTTTAGCGACCGAAGTAGCTAGAACAAACCATGACAGTGGTGCTGATACTAGGTATTCAGTTGCACCGGTCAGCGAGAATGTAGACAGCGAAATCATGCCGTCGGCTAGGTAA
- the LOC106760791 gene encoding LOW QUALITY PROTEIN: putative leucine-rich repeat receptor-like protein kinase At2g19210 (The sequence of the model RefSeq protein was modified relative to this genomic sequence to represent the inferred CDS: deleted 1 base in 1 codon; substituted 1 base at 1 genomic stop codon) yields the protein MSMSFFAVFLGALLVQAQDQSGFISIDCGAPSDTDYTEPKTGINYTSDANFIDTGESGTIIPETINTVYQRQMMNVRSFPKGKRNCYKISITKGSTYLIRTNFLYGNYDKLNKAPKFDIHLGVNHWYTVTIDNASTPQVNEIIYIPSLAYLHICLVNTGHGTPFISAIELRTLKNGTYVPEYGSLEYYKRWDLGSNDGYRYNVDVYDRFWYNYGDNKDWKQINASIAAGSFDQNDYEPPGIVLSTAVTPVNASAPLVISWEPQNPTEQYYVYMHFFEIEVLGKNQTREFNITQNGRPWYQNLSPLPRSMNTIYSKSGISGEKIEYSLEKAKSSSLPPIINAIEIYRVINFQQKDTHQGDVDAIASIKSAYEVKRDWQGDPCAPVAYLWDGLNCSYLGSKNPRITTLNLSSSELSGRIDPTISNLVMLEQLDLSNNNLHGEVPDFLCRLQHLKMINFENNNLTGSIPEALVQKSKEGFLSLRVGQNPYLCESGQCKEKRKEKKNIVTPLLASVCGVLIILMTVVVVLWTLERRKPKASTIDQREIAPESTEQEDSLHQLKKQIYSYSDVVRITNKFSTVVGKGGFGTVYLGYIDDTPVAVKMLSPSSVHGYRQFQAEVKILMRVHHTNLTSLVGYCNDGDYKCLIYEYMANGDLQQHLSGKHNKSKLLSWEDRLRIAVDAALGEEVNLKLCVLXTPIFPSQNVCNKSNIGLEYLQTGCKPPIIHRDIKSTNILLDEKFQAKLSDFGLSKIIPIDGGTHVSTVVAGTPGYLDPEYYISNRLTQKSDVYSFGVVLLEIITYQPVIVISRNEERVHIIEWVRSLIEKGDIKAIVDSRLEGDFDINSAWKAVEIAMACVSFNPSERPMLRMIVTELRETLAIELARAKLIDAHLTTDSIEPLAINLDTEFTPLAR from the exons ATGTCGATGAGTTTCTTCGCTGTTTTCCTTGGTGCTCTGCTTGTTCAAGCCCAGGATCAATCAG gaTTTATCAGCATAGATTGCGGAGCTCCATCAGACACGGACTACACTGAGCCAAAAACAGGCATAAATTACACATCAGATGCCAATTTCATAGACACGGGTGAAAGTGGGACAATAATACCTGAAACCATCAACACTGTCTACCAACGACAGATGATGAATGTTAGAAGCTTCCCGAAAGGAAAAAGGAACTGCTACAAAATAAGCATCACTAAAGGTTCCACTTATCTCATCCGCACCAATTTTTTATACGGAAATTATGATAAGCTAAATAAGGCACCAAAGTTTGATATTCATCTCGGGGTTAACCACTGGTACACAGTGACTATAGACAATGCATCCACTCCCCAAGTCAATGAGATCATATATATACCTTCACTGGCTTATCTGCATATCTGTCTGGTTAACACAGGCCATGGCACACCCTTTATATCAGCTATAGAATTGAGGACTTTGAAAAATGGTACTTACGTCCCTGAATATGGATCATTGGAATATTACAAGCGGTGGGATTTAGGTTCAAACGATGGCTACAG GTACAATGTTGATGTTTATGATCGTTTCTGGTATAACTATGGGGACAACAAGGATTGGAAACAAATAAATGCTTCCATTGCTGCTGGTTCTTTTGATCAGAATGATTACGAACCGCCAGGAATTGTTCTGAGCACCGCAGTTACACCAGTAAATGCTAGTGCCCCATTGGTAATAAGCTGGGAGCCACAGAATCCAACTGAACAATACTATGTTTACATGCACTTCTTCGAGATTGAAGTGCTAGGGAAGAATCAGACAAGAGAATTCAATATCACCCAGAATGGAAGGCCATGGTATCAAAATTTGTCTCCGTTACCCCGGAGTATGAACACTATATATAGCAAATCAGGCATCAGTGgggaaaaaattgaatattcGCTTGAGAAAGCCAAGAGTTCAAGCCTTCCTCCCATCATAAATGCCATTGAAATTTACAGAGTGATAAACTTCCAGCAGAAAGATACACACCAAGGAGATG TTGATGCGATTGCGAGCATCAAGTCGGCTTACGAAGTCAAAAGAGATTGGCAAGGTGATCCATGCGCCCCTGTAGCCTACTTGTGGGATGGTCTCAATTGTAGTTATCTCGGCAGTAAGAACCCAAGAATCACAACTTT GAATTTATCTTCAAGTGAATTGTCAGGAAGAATAGATCCTACGATTTCAAATCTCGTCATGTTGGAGCAGTT GGATTTATCCAACAATAACTTACACGGCGAAGTTCCTGATTTTCTATGTAGACTACAACATTTGAAGATGAT AAATTTTGAGAACAACAACCTCACAGGTTCAATTCCCGAGGCACTAGTTCAAAAATCTAAGGAAGGTTTCCTATCACTAAG GGTGGGCCAAAATCCATATCTATGTGAATCCGGTCAATGCaaggagaagaggaaggaaaagaagaatatTGTTACTCCCTTATTAGCATCCGTTTGTGGGGTTTTGATCATTCTTATGACTGTGGTAGTTGTATTGTGGACTCTTGAAAGGAGAAAACCCAAAG CTTCGACCATAGATCAACGTGAGATAGCACCGGAAAGCACAGAACAAGAGGATTCATTAcatcaactaaaaaaacagataTATTCATACTCCGATGTAGTTAGAATCACCAACAAATTCAGTACAGTTGTTGGTAAAGGTGGGTTTGGAACAGTTTATCTGGGTTATATTGATGACACTCCCGTGGCAGTGAAAATGCTGTCTCCATCTTCAGTTCATGGTTATCGACAATTTCAAGCAGAA GTTAAAATTCTAATGAGGGTTCATCATACGAATCTCACCTCCCTCGTTGGATATTGTAATGACGGAGATTATAAGTGTCTCATATATGAGTACATGGCTAACGGAGACTTACAACAACATCTTTCTG GTAAACACAACAAATCAAAATTGTTGAGCTGGGAAGACAGACTTCGTATAGCAGTGGATGCAGCACTAGGTGAGGAAGTAAACTTGAAATTATGTGTTTTGTGAACACCCATTTTCCCCTCTCAAAATGTTTGCAATAAATCTAATATC GGGTTGGAGTATCTTCAAACTGGTTGCAAGCCTCCTATAATCCACAGAGACATAAAATCTACAAACATCTTGTTGGATGAAAAGTTCCAAGCAAAATTATCAGATTTTGGTCTATCCAAAATTATACCAATTGATGGGGGAACTCATGTGTCAACTGTTGTTGCTGGTACTCCTGGTTATCTAGATCCAGA GTACTACATATCCAATAGATTAACACAGAAAAGTGATGTTTATAGCTTTGGAGTTGTTCTTTTGGAAATCATCACTTATCAACCAGTAATAGTAATATCAAGGAATGAAGAAAGGGTTCACATCATTGAATGGGTCAGATCACTGATTGAAAAAGGGGATATCAAGGCGATTGTTGACTCAAGGTTAGAAGGAGATTTTGACATTAATTCAGCTTGGAAAGCCGTAGAAATAGCAATGGCATGTGTTTCCTTTAATCCCAGTGAAAGGCCAATGCTGAGGATGATAGTGACTGAACTAAGGGAGACTTTAGCAATCGAATTAGCTCGAGCAAAACTCATTGATGCACATCTAACAACAGATTCTATTGAACCGCTCGCCATAAATCTGGACACTGAATTCACTCCTCTGGCGaggtaa
- the LOC106760605 gene encoding LRR receptor-like serine/threonine-protein kinase IOS1 — MSWEKRLRIAVDAASGLEYLQNGCKPPIFHRDVKSTNILLNEHLQAKLSDFGLSKIIQTDGETHVSTVIAGTPGYLDPEYYLTNRLTEKSDVYSFGVVLLEIITSQPVIAKNQEKTHISEWVRSLIAKGDINAIVDSRLEGEFDSNSVWKAVEKAMECVSPNPNRRPNISVVVNELKESLAMELARTEDRSTHTSDSVNQFIMNLNTESLPQAR; from the exons ATGAG CTGGGAAAAGAGACTTCGTATAGCAGTGGATGCAGCCTCAG GATTGGAGTATCTGCAAAATGGTTGTAAGCCACCAATATTCCACAGAGACGTAAAATCTACAAACATCTTGTTGAATGAACACCTCCAAGCAAAATTATCTGATTTTGGTCTATCGAAAATTATCCAAACAGATGGGGAAACTCATGTGTCAACTGTTATTGCTGGTACTCCTGGTTATCTAGACCCTGA ATACTACCTAACCAATAGATTAACAGAGAAGAGCGACGTTTATAGCTTTGGTGTTGTGCTTTTAGAGATAATTACAAGTCAACCAGTGATAGCGAAGAATCAAGAAAAAACCCACATAAGTGAATGGGTTAGGTCCTTGATTGCAAAAGGTGATATCAATGCCATTGTTGATTCAAGGTTGGAAGGAGAGTTTGACAGTAACTCAGTTTGGAAAGCTGTAGAAAAAGCAATGGAATGTGTATCTCCAAATCCCAACAGAAGGCCAAATATAAGTGTGGTGGTGAATGAACTGAAGGAGTCTTTAGCAATGGAATTAGCTCGAACTGAAGATAGAAGTACTCATACAAGTGATTCAGTTAACCAGTTCATCATGAATCTGAATACAGAATCTCTTCCCCAGGCCAGGTAA
- the LOC106760606 gene encoding putative leucine-rich repeat receptor-like protein kinase At2g19210, whose amino-acid sequence MGMSSSFLVTFVGVLVLVILIQTKGQPGFISIDCGAQAGVNYTDSTYGINYVSDADFINTGVSQTIASEEISRESRRQLWRLRSFPEGKRNCYKINVTRGSKYFIRTTFLYGNYDGRNMLPEFDLLLGPNRWDTVTIFKASNDQSNEIIHIPSLDYVQICLVDTGNGTPFITTIEFRTLKNDTYVTQFGSLELYNFLRCDLGSNKVNRYPDDIYDRYWYSGSSWNACNFGEKWKPLNASIPDDSLNQTDYHPGATIMSTVVEPQNDSAPLVIRWEPEHETDEFYVYMHFTEIQVLTTNQTRQFNIKNGQSGFQNFSPIYHGMNTIYSTSGTSGKEIKFSLERTENSTLPPIISAIEIYRVIDLQKPETFQVDVDAITTIKSVYALKRDWQGDPCAPLAYLWDGLNCSYHGNDSPRITTLNLSSSGLHGKIDPSFSNLTMLETLDLSNNNLNGEIPDILSRLQHLKILNLEKNNLSGSIPSSLHRDSLKLSVDDNPYLCKQDQCNQKKNKKNNNIVTPLVASVGGVLILLREVDALLVLSQREVGPDAGLLSSATKGRDWSTGEKLGQQRIVCPREACPREFLRG is encoded by the exons ATGGGAATGTCATCAAGTTTCCTAGTTACTTTTGTAGGAGTTCTAGTTCTTGTCATTCTCATTCAAACTAAGGGCCAACCAG GATTCATCAGCATAGATTGCGGAGCTCAAGCAGGTGTCAACTATACTGATTCAACATATGGCATAAATTACGTTTCGGATGCAGATTTCATAAATACCGGTGTGAGTCAGACAATAGCATCTGAAGAGATCAGCAGAGAAAGTCGACGACAACTGTGGAGGCTGAGAAGCTTCCCGGAAGGAAAAAGGAACTGCTACAAAATAAACGTCACAAGAGGCTCTAAGTATTTCATCCGCACTACTTTTCTGTACGGAAATTATGATGGCCGAAATATGTTACCAGAGTTTGATCTTCTTCTCGGACCTAACCGCTGGGATACAGTCACTATATTCAAAGCATCAAATGACCAATCCAATGAGATCATACATATACCTTCACTGGATTATGTGCAAATCTGTCTGGTTGATACAGGCAATGGCACACCATTTATAACAACCATAGAATTCAGGACTTTGAAAAATGATACATACGTTACTCAATTCGGATCATTGGAACTTTACAATTTCCTGCGCTGCGATTTGGGTTCAAACAAAGTCAATAG GTACCCGGATGATATTTATGATCGTTACTGGTATAGTGGTTCTTCCTGGAACGCCTGTAACTTCGGCGAAAAATGGAAACCACTAAATGCCTCCATTCCGGATGATTCTTTAAATCAGACGGATTACCATCCGGGAGCTACTATCATGAGTACCGTAGTTGAACCACAAAATGATAGTGCTCCGTTGGTAATACGGTGGGAGCCAGAACATGAAACTGACGAATTTTATGTGTACATGCACTTCACGGAAATTCAAGTGTTAACCACCAATCAGACAAGACAATTCAACATCAAGAATGGTCAATCAGGGTTTCAAAATTTTTCTCCAATCTATCATGGAATGAATACTATATATTCGACGTCAGGCACCAGTgggaaagaaattaaattttcactGGAGAGAACTGAAAATTCAACCTTGCCTCCCATCATCAGTGCCATTGAAATTTACAGAGTAATAGACTTACAGAAACCAGAAACATTCCAAGTAGATG TTGATGCGATTACTACCATCAAGTCAGTTTATGCGCTGAAAAGAGATTGGCAAGGCGATCCATGCGCCCCTTTAGCCTATTTGTGGGATGGTCTCAATTGTTCTTATCACGGAAATGATTCTCCAAGAATAACAACTCT GAATTTATCTTCCAGTGGATTGCATGGAAAGATTGACCCTTCATTTTCAAATCTCACCATGCTGGAGACATT GGATTTATCAAACAATAACTTAAACGGTGAAATTCCTGATATTCTGTCACGACTACAACACTTGAAGATCTT AAACTTAGAGAAGAATAACCTCTCCGGTTCAATTCCCTCATCACTTCATAGAGATTCCCTCAAACTAAG TGTGGACGATAATCCATATCTATGTAAACAAGATCAATGCAAccagaagaaaaacaagaaaaacaataacattGTTACACCCTTGGTAGCATCTGTTGGCGGGGTTTTGATTCTTCTG AGGGAAGTTGACGCCCTGCTTGTTCTCAGCCAAAGAGAAGTTGGTCCCGATGCTGGTCTCCTTAGCTCGGCAACTAAAGGAAGAGATTGGTCAACCGGGGAGAAGCTTGGCCAACAGAGGATTGTTTGCCCAAGAGAAGCTTGCCCCAGAGAATTTTTAAGAGGGTAA
- the LOC111241593 gene encoding putative leucine-rich repeat receptor-like protein kinase At2g19210: MGMSSSFLVTFVGILVLVILIQAKGQQGFISIDCGEAGVNYTDSLYGINYVSDAHFINTGVSGTISSEDIKRRSSQRQMWRLRSFPEGKRNCYKISVTGGSKYLIRTTFLYGNYDGRNLLPEFDLLLGPNSWDTVTIFNASTDETNEIIHVPSLDFVQICLVNTGNGTPFITAIELRTLKNKAYVTQFGSLELYNNWRCDLGSNIGYRYSYDPYDRFWLLCDFMEDWTRINASIPDDSLNQIEEPPAIVMSTAVEPANDSAPLVISWEPEHETDQFYVYMHFKEIQVLTTNQTREFNVMLNATELWFPNCSPRNCRTLYSTSALSGKELKFSLERTEKSTLPPIINAIEIYRVIDLQKPETFQEDVDAITTIKSVYALTRDWQGDPCAPLAYLWDGLNCSYHRNHSPRITTL; encoded by the exons ATGGGAATGTCATCGAGTTTCTTAGTTACTTTTGTAGGTATTCTAGTTCTTGTAATTCTCATTCAAGCTAAGGGCCAACAAG GATTCATCAGCATAGATTGCGGAGAAGCAGGTGTCAACTATACTGATTCACTATATGGCATAAACTACGTTTCGGATGCACATTTCATAAATACTGGTGTGAGTGGGACAATATCATCTGAAGATATAAAGAGACGAAGTAGTCAACGACAGATGTGGAGGCTGAGAAGCTTCCCGGAAGGAAAAAGGAACTGCTACAAAATAAGCGTCACAGGAGGCTCTAAGTATCTCATACGCACTACTTTTCTGTACGGAAATTATGATGGCCGAAATTTGTTACCAGAGTTTGATCTTCTTCTCGGACCTAACAGCTGGGATACAGTCACTATATTCAATGCATCAACGGACGAAACCAATGAGATCATTCATGTACCTTCACTGGATTTCGTACAAATCTGTCTAGTGAACACAGGCAATGGCACACCGTTTATAACAGCCATAGAATTGAGGACTTTGAAAAATAAAGCATATGTCACTCAATTCGGATCACTGGAACTTTACAATAACTGGCGTTGCGATTTGGGTTCAAACATAGGCTACAG GTACTCGTATGATCCTTATGATCGTTTCTGGTTGCTCTGTGACTTCATGGAAGATTGGACACGAATAAATGCTTCGATTCCCGATGATTCTTTAAATCAGATTGAAGAACCGCCAGCTATTGTGATGAGCACCGCAGTTGAACCAGCAAATGATAGTGCTCCGTTGGTAATAAGCTGGGAGCCAGAACATGAAACTGACCAATTCTATGTGTACATGCACTTCAAGGAAATTCAAGTGTTAACCACGAATCAGACAAGAGAATTCAACGTCATGCTGAACGCTACTGAATTATGGTTTCCAAATTGTTCTCCACGGAACTGTAGAACTCTATATTCGACGTCAGCCCTTAGTGGGAAAGAACTTAAATTTTCACTGGAGAGGACTGAAAAATCAACCCTGCCTCCCATCATAAATGCCATTGAAATTTACAGAGTAATAGACTTACAGAAACCAGAAACATTCCAAGAAGATG TTGATGCGATTACTACCATCAAGTCGGTTTATGCGCTAACAAGAGATTGGCAAGGCGATCCATGCGCCCCTTTAGCCTATTTGTGGGATGGTCTCAATTGTTCTTATCACCGAAATCATTCGCCAAGAATCACAACTTTGTAA